The window GGCGCTGGGGTGTCTGATCGGCATGGCCGGCGGACCGCTGCAGGCGGCGTCGCGCACGCTCTTGATCCGGATGGCGCCGCAGGATCGCATCGCGCAGTATTTCGGGCTGTTCGCGCTGACCGGAAAAGTCACGTCGTTCGTCGGCCCGCTGCTGATCGGCATCGTGACCGCCGTCACCGCCAGCCAGAAGGCCGGCATGGCGGTGCTGGTGCTGTTCTTCGTCGCCGGCCTCGCACTGCTGGCGCGAGTGCGGGAAGCGTAAAGCAGCCAAGCATTGTCATTCCGGGATGCGGCAGACGGCGAAGCCGACTGGCGCAGGCCCGGAATCCAGAAGTGGTTGATCATCTCCGGATTCCGGGTTCGCTCGCAGCTGACGCTGCGCGCGCCCTCAGCCGCTCCGATTGGAGCGGCGGGGAATGACAGCTTGTCAGTGCTTGAAGTGCCGGACGCCGGTGAACACCATGGCGATCCCGGCGTCGTCGGCGGCCTTGATGACTTCTTCCTCACGGATCGATCCGCCGGGCTGGATCACCGCACCGGCGATCCCGCCGCAGCGCCTCGTATGACCACCTGCGCAGTCGGTGCGTGATAAATCATACTGATATTTCAATATGTTGCTGCAAAGGTACATCCATGCGCCCGGATCGCGACTAAGCCGGAACCCGAAATGCAACTTGAGGGTTTTGGAATGAAAAAGCTTTTGCTGGCCGCCCCCCTGCTGGGGATCAGTGTCGTGTCGGCATCGGCCGCGGACATCGCCGCCGTTCCTCTCAAGAGCCCCGTCGTGATGAATTCATGGGCCGGGTTCTATCTCGGCGCCCATGGCGGCTATGGCTGGGGCGACAACAGCTTTCTGACCGTGCTGTCGCCGGCCCCCAACCTGCTCACCGTGGGCGGCGTCAATTCCAAGGGTGCGCTCTATGGCGGACATGCCGGCTACAACTGGCAGTTCGGCCGCACCGTCGCCGGTGTCGAACTGGATCTCAGCGGCGCCGACATCAAGGGATCGAGCTCGGCATTTCTGTCGATTCCCGCGATCCCCGCGAGCCTGTCCGCGTCCCGCAGCGACGATATCAAGTATCTCGGTTCGGCGCGGGCGCGGCTCGGCTGGCTGCCGACCGACAACGTGCTGCTGTACGGCACCGCCGGTCTCGGCTGGGAGAAGGTCGAGCGCACGGAATCGCAAAGCCAGTCCGCCCTGGTCGGCGGCCTCCCCGCCTCGGTCAGCCAGACGTTTCGCAGCCCGATCGACCACTTCGGCTGGGTCGCCGGCGCCGGCGCCGAAGTCGCGCTGTGGAACAGCAACTGGATCGCGCGCGCCGAATATCTGCATTACGATTTCGGCAGCACCGAAGCCACATCGAGCTTCGTGACGACGCCGGCGAGCAACAACCGCATCGATCAAGGCGGCCGCCAGACCCTCGACACCGTGCGCGCCGGACTGTCCTATAAATTCGGCGTCTTCGGCGCGTCACCCGCCATCGCTTACGCCAAGGCGCCGATCGCCGCGGCGCCATCGTCGTCGTCAGCTTCTTGGGCCGGATTCTATCTCGGCGTTCACGGCGGTTACGGCTGGGCCACCGACAAGTTCTCGACCACGGTGTCGCTCGCCGGCGACACCGTCGGCAGCATCAAATCCGCAGGCTGGGTCGCCGGCGGACAGGTCGGACACAACTGGCAGTTCGATCGCGTCGTCGCCGGCCTCGAACTCGACTTCAGCGGCGCCGGACTCGACGGCAGTTCGTCGTCACCCCTGATCGGTGGCGGTGGCGGTGGCGCGACGGAGATGTATAAATTTTCCGAGCGCGTCAAATATCTCGGCACCGCGCGCGGGCGCCTGGGCTGGCTGCCGACTGGCAACGTGCTGCTTTACGGCACCGCCGGCCTGGCCTGGGAGCGCCTCGATAACACCGAGACCCATGCGACCACCAATGCCGGTGTCACCACAACATCGTTCTCCACCAGCCCCGTCGATCGCTTCGGCTGGGTGGCCGGCGCCGGCGCCGAGAGCCTGCTGTTCGGCACCAACTGGGTCGCGCGGATCGAATACCTGCATTACGATTTCGGCCATAACGCAACCGCCACCAACGCCGCCATCAACTTCCCGCCGACGCCGGCCGTTTCGATCGCGAGCACGGCCGGGCACCAGACCATCGACGTGGTGCGCGCCGGCCTGTCCTACAAGTTCGGCGATCCGGCGGCGGCTTCGGCTGTGGCCTATGCGAAGGCGCCACGGATGGCGGCGCTGAACTGGACCGGCTTCTATCTCGGCGTTCACGGCGGCCATGGCTGGGCAGACAACAGCTTCTCCAACGATCAGGGCGGCGGCCAGCGCTTCGAAGGAATCACATCCAAGGGATGGGTCGGCGGTGGTCAGGCCGGCTACAACTGGCAGTTCGGCCGCGCCGTCGCCGGCCTTGAAGCCGACTTCAGCGTCACCGACCTCAAGGGCGACTCCAATTCCCTGGTCAGCAATGCCGGCCTGAGGACGAGCACCTGGTCCGATGACGTCAAATATCTCGGCACCGCGCGCGGTCGTCTCGGCTGGTCGCCGCTCGACAACGTGCTGGTCTACGGCACCGGCGGCCTCGCCTGGGAGAAGATCACCCGGACCTCGACGTCAGTCGATCGGACTGCACCGGGCGCGACCAACACATTCGTCAACCCGAACGATCACTTCGGCTGGGTGGCCGGTGTCGGCGCCGAAACCATACTGTGGAATTCGAACTGGATCGGCCGGCTTGAATATCTGCACTACGACTTCGGCAGCATCGAAGGGACGGTCACGTCGTCATCGACCAATCCGGCGGCGAGCGTCAGCACCGACCGCGGCGGACGCCAGACCATCGACGTCGTCCGCGCCGGCGTGTCGTACAAGTTCGGCGACAACGGAGCGGTGGTCGCAAAATACTGATCCGCGTCAATCCAGCATCAAGCAAAGCCCGGCTTCGTGCCGGGCTTTTTGCGTTGGTGCGCGCGCTTGAAATCTCCCTTCCCCCAAGCGCAGCGAAGCTGCGCAGGGTCGGCCGAGCGAAGCGATGGCGCGCAGCGTGATCGCAAGCGGAGGCCGCTGCTGATCGGCGTCGTCACCGCCGTCACCGCCAGCCAGAAAGCCGGCATGGCCGTGCTGGTGCTGTTCTTCGTCGCCGGCCTCGCGCTGCTGGCGCGGGTGCGGGAAGCGTAAAGCAGCCAAGCATTGTCATTCCGGGATGCGGCAGACGGCGAAGCCGACTGGCGCAGGCCCGGAATCCAGAGATGTTCAATTATCTCCGGATTCCGGGTTCGCTCGCAGCTGACGCCGCGCGCGCCCTCAGCCGCTCCGATTGGAGCGGCGGGGAATGACAGCTTGTCAGTGCTTGAAGTGCCGCACGCCGGTGAGCACCATGGCAATGCCCGCGTCGTCGGCGGCCTTGATCACTTCGTCGTCGCGTATCGAGCCGCCGGGCTGGATCACAGCGGTGGCGCCGGCCTCGATCGCCACCAGCAAGCCATCGGCGAACGGGAAGAACGCATCCGACGCCACGACTGAACCCTTCGTCATCGGCTCGGCCAGCTTCATTTCGGTCGCCGCATCCTGCGCCTTGCGCGCCGCGATCCGCGCGGAATCGATCCGGCTCATCTGGCCGGCGCCGATGCCGACCGTGGCGAGGTCCTTGGCATAGACGATGGTGTTGGATTTGACGTGCTTGGCGACGCGGAACGCGAATTTCAGATCGCGCAACTCAGCGTCGGTCGGCTGGCGCTTGGTCACCGCCTTCAGGATCATGTCATCGACCACGGCATTGTCGCGCGACTGCACCAGCAGGCCGCCGGCGACGGTCTTGTAGGTCAGTCCCGCCGCGCGCGGATCGGGCAGGCTGCCGGCCAGCAGCAGCCGCAGAGTCTTCTTCGCGGCGACGATGGCGATCGCTTCATCGGTGGCGTCGGGCGCCACGATCACTTCGGTGAAGATCTCGGTGATGGCGCGCGCGGCCTCCGCATCGAGCGTGCGGTTCAGCGCGACGATGCCGCCGAAGGCCGAAGTGGAGTCGCAGGCCAGCGCCTTGCGGTAGGCCTCGATCAGGTTGCCGCCCTCGGCCACGCCGCACGGATTGGCGTGCTTGACGATGACGCAGGCCGCGGTGCGTGTCGCATCGAACTCGGCGATGCATTCATAGGCCGCATCGGTATCGTTGATGTTGTTGTAGGAGAGCTCCTTGCCCTGGAGCTGCCGCGCCGTCGTCACGCCGGGCCGGCCGTCCGGGGTGCGATAGAACGCCGCCGTCTGGTGCGGATTTTCGCCATAGCGCAGGGACTGAATCAGCCGGCCGCCGACGGCGCGGAAATCCGGCGCTTCGATCTTCAACTGCGCGGCAAACCAGTTCGAGATCGCGGCATCATAGGCGGCGGTGCGCGCATAGGCTTTTGCGGCGAGGCGGCGGCGCAGCGCAATCGTGGTCGAACCCTTGTTGGTGGCGAGTTCGTCGAGCACGGCCTGATAGTCCTGCGGCTCGACCACCACCGCAACGTCGTCGTGGTTCTTCGCGGCGGCGCGGATCATCGCGGGACCGCCGATGTCGATGTTCTCGATGCAGTCTTCGTAGCTCGCGCCTTTTTCGACAGTGGCCTCGAACGGGTAGAGATTCACCACCAGCAGATCGATCGGCGCAATGCCGTGATCCTTCATGGCCTGCGCGTGCTCGGCATTGTCGCGGATCGCTAGCAACCCGCCATGCACCTTCGGATGCAGCGTCTTGACCCGGCCGTCCATCATTTCCGGGAACCCGGTGAGGTCGGAGACGTCGGAGACCTTCAGCCCGGCCGCGGCGATCGCCTTGGCGGTGCCGCCGGTGGACACCAGGTCGATGCCATGGGCGGCCAGCGCGCGCGCGAATTCAATCAGCCCGGTCTTGTCGGAAACGGACAGCAGGGCCCGGGTCACGGGGCGCGAATGGTCGGTCATGATGTGTGTCCTGTGGAGGAAGGACGCCGCGTAGCACGGTTTGGCGGGCCACGAAACCGCGGATATTGCGGATCGGATGCGCAGCCACGCTTCCCGTCATTGCGAGGAGCCCTTGCGACGAAGCAATCCAGTCTTCGCTTGTGGCCCCTGGATTGCTTCGCTCCGCACAGGTCGGCGGAGCCGGCCTTGTGCGGGCTCGCAATGACGAATGCACTCTACAGCGGCAATTCCGGCTCGCGGCGGGCGTTGCGGCGGGCGGACGTGGCCGACGCCGACGAGGTCGAGCGGGCAAAGCTCCAGCGGATGGTGGAGGTCTGCTGCGAATTCTGGTGGATCACGATCTGCGCGGTGCGGCGCGGGCCGTCATTGCCGGCCAGGAACACGCTGTCTTCCAGCTCGACCTTGTCGTCGAGCGCCTCGAAGGTCCAGACGTCGCGGTTCGGCAGCACCAGCATGACGCCGCGGGCGTCGCTGAGCCGGCTCGCCTTTACCGACGGGTGCAGATGAAAACGCAAGGCGTAGTCGGTATTGGTGCCCTTGATCCGCGAGCCGGGTGCCGGAGCGAGGGTGTCCTCGCCGTCGAGCCGGGTGCCATCCTCGGCCGCCATCAGCACGCGGCGATGCACCACGCCGAAGCGGCTGAGATAACCGTCATGCGACGTGGTCAGCACGGTGCCGTTGCCCGTGATCTCGCGATAGCTCTCGACCACGCCGGGGCCGCCGACGATCGGCGCGCCCTGCAGAAACTTCTTCATCGAGCTGCGTTCGACGAACTGGCACGACGAGGTGCTGTGATAGGTCACGGTGGAATGCGCCGGCGTGCTGCGGGCGAAGGCGCGCCAGTTGTCGCGGCCGGTGCTCGGCATGCCGCAATTGATCACGATCCGGCTCGGGCCGGCGGAGAGCTCGAATGACAGCGTGCCGGCATGGGCGTCCTGGCTGACCTTCGGCGGCGGCGGCGGACCGGTGTCGATGATCACGGTCATGGTGCCCGCGTCGAGGCGCTGGAATCCGGTATGCGGCATATGCGCCATCGGCACGCCGTGGGTGTCGTCATAGGCCAGCAGGGTCGCCAGCAGATGCGACGGCGCGCTGCTCATGCCGTTGAACAGCGCGAAGCTGCCATCGCCATGGCGGAAGAAGCGCAGCATCGGCATCATGCGGTCGATGGCATTCAGCAGTGCCGGCGGCGGCGCGATGTTGCGGGCGGCAAAGGTCTGCCGCAGCGGCAACAGGTCGATCAGCAGTTCGATCAGCGCGCCGGGATTGCGGGAGATGTGGCCGCCGTCGGGCAGGATCTGGCGCTGCAATTCGTCGGACAGCTTGCGCGTCGCGGTGCGGATGTGGCGGGCCTGGTTGGCCAGGCACAGCGAGGCGTAGCACAGCGCGATCAGCACCTGCAGCCGTGGCACGCCATCCGGCACGTCCGACAACGTGTAGCGCAGGCCACGGATCTCGCGGGTCAGCGCGCGCAGGTAGCGGCGGTAGAATTTGCCGTCGGTGTCGCCGAGCACCAGGGGCGCCTGCGACAGCAGCGAGATTACGCGGCGGGCGGCGACGTCGGCGCGGCGGCCGACCGGGCGTTTGCGCGACGGGTTGGAAATCCAGTCGTCGACCAGCGAGCGCGCATTGGCGCGGGTGATCGCGGTATCGGCGGCGCGCAGATGGCGCAGCCAGCCGAAGCCGAGCAACGCGACTTCCCAGTCTTCCGATGGCGGCTCGAGATCGAAGATCGAGCGGCCGTGGCAGGTGACGATCTTGCCGGCAAACACGAAGCGGCCAGCATAGATTTCGGCGGCGCGGGTGGCGTCGGCGGTACGCAGGTCATGCGGCGCGATGATCAGGCGATCGGTGCGGCCGGGCCACAGCCGCGACAATGCGACCGAGCCGCCTGACGCGCGCGACATTGCAGTCCGCGCGAAGCGGCCGAGGATCAGCCTCGAAATACGTCTGCGATGAGCGACCACGCGCGCCTTGGACTCGGTGAAAGTTTCTTTGCGAATCCTTTTAGCCGGAAACGCGATCAGCACACACTATACGGCAGCTTCCTGTGGAAGCCTCTCGAATCGGGAAAATAAGCTGTAAATATCAGGATTTAACCAGCCGCGCCGCATAGAAACCGTCGAGCCCGCCAAGCCGGGGATCGTCATGCGGCAGATGGCAGGGCAGGGTCCGCAAATCGCCCTCGGCGGTCACGATCTCGGAAAGGCCGGCCACTTCGCTGGCATCGACCGGCGCCCGGTGCATGCTGGGATCGCTGGCGAGCAATGCTGCGATAGCCTGTTCGCCCTCTTCGGGTTCCAGCGAACAGGTGCAATAGACTAGGGTTCCACCCGGCTTCAGCATGGTGACGGCCTTTTTCAGCAGGCGCTGCTGCAGCGCGGTCAGCATGATGATGTCGGATTCCTGCTTCAGCCAGGCGACGTCCGGATGCCGGCGGATGGTGCCGGTGGAGGCGCAGGGCGCATCGAGCAGCACGGCATCAAACCCTTCGCCGGGGTATTCCGCGCCGTCGGCGATCACCGTTTCGGCCTCCAGGGACAGCCGGGCGAGGTTTTCGCGCAGCCGCGCCACGCGGTTCTGCGAGCGATCGACCGCGGTGACCTCGGCGCCAGCGTGGATGAGCTGCGCCGTCTTGCCGCCCGGCGCGGCGCAGAGATCGACGATGCGTTTGCCCCTGAGGTCGCCGAACAGCCGCGCCGGCAGTGCGGCGGCGGCGTCCTGCACCCACCATTGGCCGTCGGAAAATCCCGGCAGCATGGTCACCGAGCCCTGCAGCAGCGTGCGTACGGTTCCCGTCGGCAGCACCTCGCCATGCAGCCGCGTGGCCCATGGCTCGGCATCGGATTTCACGGTGAGGTCGAGCGACGGCTCGTGGCTCAGCGCCACAGCGATCGCCTTGGCGGTGGTCTCGCCGTAATTCGCGTTCCAGCGCGCCATCAGCCATGGCGGGATATCGAGGCTCTGCGCGGCTATCTCGTCGATCAGCGGCTGGCCTTCGCGGGCGCAGCGGCGCAGCACGGCATTGACGAGCCCGGCATATTTCGCAGCGCGGCGATCGGACTGCACCATCCGCACCGACAGATCGACAGCGGCATGATCCGGCACGTCCATCCAGAGAATCTGCGCGGCGCCAATCAACAAGGCGCTTTGCGCGCGCGGCGCGTCGGTGGGAACGCCGCGGTCAAGCAGCCGCGACAGTACATGGCCGAGCGTGCCCAATCGCCGCAGAATCGTCGCGACCAGCCGGCGCATCAGCGCACGGTCGCGGTCCGACAGGGCTTTCAGCCCGGGATGTGCGGCGGCGCCATCGAGCTGATCGTCGAGGGTGCGATGCTTGTGCAGCACGCCGTCGAGAATATCCGCCGCTATGCGTCGCGAGGCGAGGCCGGGCACCTCGGTGGGTGGTGCGTATCTTACTTGCGACATGGGAAAACATCACGACGGAGGACAGGCAACGGCGCAGCCAGCCTCAGCACGCGCCATCGTTCGGGGAGAGATTTTGTCGCATGCGAATATGCCAAATGTAAGAATCGCCTTTATATGCACACAGTCGAAGATGTTCTTGCAAAAGATATTCTTGATTGTGGTAACGCGTACGGCCCGCGCCGGTTCAGCAGGAAAATGAGATGAACGACATTCCCTCCGAGACTGCAACGTCCGCGCCGGAACGTGCGTCCGAGAAAACGTCCAAGGAAGTGCTCAAGAAGGTTTTGCCGCCAGCGGCGCAGCGTGCGCTGGCCGAAGCCGAAGCCCGCCGCGCGGCCGCCGCGGCAGAAGCAAAGACGGTCACCCATGCAAAAGAGCTTCAGGGTCCGGACGGTCCGGAGCCGACCCGATTCGGCGACTGGGAACGCAAGGGCATCGCGTCGGATTTTTGAATCGCCGCGAATCGCATTGTCATTCCGGAGCGTGAGCAGCGCCAGCTGCGAGCGATTCCGGAATCCCGAGATGCTGAACATATCTGGATTCCGGGTTCGCGCCAGTCGGCTGTCGCCGGCAGGCGCGCCCCGGAATGACAGTAATAAATTCTTGCGTCCGTTCGCGACTCATAATGATTATGGAACCATGTACCCATCATCGCGCATCCATGCGTCATCGCCGTGGCGGAGCCGGATCTCCGCGGCGCTGCCGTGGGTGTTCGTGCTCGGCATGGCGGCGGGCACGATGCTGCCCGGCAAGCGCTGGATACACTGGCCGCTGCCGTCCTCGACCGAATCGGACACGCCGGCGGCGCGCGATGCCGAAACCATCTGGAAGCGCGCCGGCAATCCCAGCGTCCGGCATCCGGTCGATGTGCTGCACACCATTGATGGCGATACGTTCGGCGCGCGGGTGCATCTGTGGCCCGGCCTCGATATCAATACGCGGATTCGCCTGCGCGGGATCGATGCGCCGGAACTGAAGGGGCAATGCGCGCAGGAAGTGCGAATGGCGGAGGCCGCCGGCGACGCGCTCACCAAGCTGCTCGGCGAAGGCGCGGTGACAATCTACAATATCGGGCCCGACAAATATCCCGGCCGCGTCGTCGCCGACGTCGCGACAAAGCGGACGCCGAACGTTTCATCCGCGCTGCTCAGCGGCGGTTATGCCCGCAGCTACAATGGCGGCCATCGCAACGGCTGGTGCGATCGGCGTTGAGCGCGAAGACTCGTACCGTCCGCAAATAAAAAGCCGCGCATCAAGCGCGGCTTTTCGCATCGAGAAGGCGCGATCGATCAGCGCTGAGTGACCACCACCGTCGTGCCGACGGAGACGCGCTGATAGAGATCGGTGATGTCTTCATTGTACATGCGCACGCAGCCATAGGACACGAAGCCGCCGACCGACCCCGGCCGGTTGGTGCCGTGGATGGCGTACTCGCCGCCGGCCAGCGTCATCGCCGCAACGCCCATCGGGTTGGCGGGTGAACCGCCTTCGATAACGTTCGGGATGTTCGGATTGTCGCGCTTCACGTCCTCCGGCGGTGCCCAGGCCGGCTGGCGATACTTGCCGTCGATCTTGGTGACGCCGGCCCACTGCTTGCCGGCCTTGCCGACGCCGACGGGATAGCGGACCGCCTGGCCCTGATCGAGCACGAGATAGAGCCGGCGCTCATTGGTTTTCACCACGATCGTGCCCGGCGCATAATCGCCGTGAAAGCCGACCATGTCGGGACGCGCCTGCGCCGGATTGGCGGCCAGCACGCCAGCCGTGATCGTGGCTGCCAGCGCCACTGCGATCTTCAAAGACATTGATCCTCCGCTTCGGCGACGGCCCTTTGAGGCCGGCCAAGTCACGCCAGCCATTCCGGCCAGCCACACAACTGCACGCATGAATTCTCGACCGGTCGCGTTAAACAACCGGTATCTGCCGGCGCGAAGGTCTGATCCAACGGCCGCATCAGAAGGAAATCCTGCCAACAAAGTAAATGCCCGGAAAACAACACCGGCGGGAAAACCGCGCGGCGGAGGTGCAGGCCCCTGACAATCGCGTGAGCGAACTATCCGGGCGGTGCGCTGCAGGCCGCTAGGCCAGTGTGAAGGCCTCATGGATCGCCGACTGGACTGCGCCGCCGGTGACGGCGCCGCCGCCCGCCACGAAGATCCAGTCGCCGAGGACTGCTGCGCCAACGGCGTGCCGCGGCGTCAGCATCGGCGCGTGGCTCTGCCAGCTATCGCTGGCCGGATCGTAGCTCTCCATCTGGCCGAATACCCGCTCCTGTGTCAGGCGGCCATCGCGCACCACGCCGGATTCGCCGCCCATGGCGAACAGCCGGTCGCGATACACCACGAGGCCATGGCCGGAGCGCACGGTCGGCAACGCCGCGCGCAGCTCCCAGGTGTCGCGCTCGGGCAGGTAAACGTGGTGCAGATCGGTATTGTACTCGAATGTGTTGAAGCGGCCGCCGATCACATGAATCAGGCCGCGATGCGCGACGCAGCCGACATGGTCGCGGGCGCCGGGCAGCGCCTTGCGGGTCTCCCATTTGTCGGTCTGGGGGTCGTAGACTTCGTGCCAGCCGACGCTGGCGCGTTCCGCGGCCGGCTCCGATGCGCCGCCGATCAGGTGAATCTTTCCGTTCAGGGCCACCGCAGCGCCGGCGCCGCGCGGGCGCGGCAGCGGTGCGATGCTGTCCCAGCGGTCAGCGGCGATATCATAGGCGTAAGCGTTCTGGTCGGAGCCGCGGTTCTGCTGCGTGAATCCGCCGAGCGCATAGACCCGTCCGGCGTCGGCTGCGACCGAGACGTGGTTGGCGCCGCGCGGCAGCGGCGCCGCATTCAGCCATTGATCTGCCGCGGGATCGTAGACGTGATGATAGGGCCGGTCGACGCGGCCTTCGCCATAGCCGCCGACGATATGCATGCGGTCTGCCCAGGCGGTGGCCCAAGCCATTTCGCTGCGCGGCAGCGGCAACGCCGCGCGGGCCTGCCATCGGCCGAGCGGACCTTTCGGCGCCGGGCTGTCATAGACCCGCTGCGCTTCCTGGTCCGGCGTCATATGATGCGGTACGCCGCCCTGCAGCTTTGCGAACGGTTCGGGCGAAGGCGGCACCGTGGGCAATGAATGATGCGCGGCGTCCTGGGCGCGGGCGGCAGTCCCGCTCGCGGCAATAGCTGCAAAACCCTGCACGAATGACCGGCGGTCCATCTTCGCAGTGCTCCTCCCGGCTCAGCCTTTCTTCGTCATTGCGAGCCAACGGGTCGGCGTAAAGCGCCGCCCGATGACGGGCTCTGCGAAGCAATCCAGAAACAACAAAGAAAGACTGGATTGCTTCGTCGCAAGGGCTCCTCGCAATGACGAGGTGTGTGCTTGCGGGTCTTGCTAGACGTCAGCCTTCTTGTTCTGCCGGTTGTGCACGAGATCGTCGACCACGGCGGGATCGGCCAGCGTCGAGGTGTCGCCCAGCGTGCCCGGTTCGTCTTCGGCGATCTTGCGCAGGATGCGGCGCATGATCTTGCCGGAACGGGTCTTGGGCAGGCCCGGTGCGAACTGGATCAGGTCTGGCGAGGCGATCGGGCCGATGTCCTTGCGGACCCAGGCC is drawn from Nitrobacteraceae bacterium AZCC 2146 and contains these coding sequences:
- a CDS encoding lipoprotein-anchoring transpeptidase ErfK/SrfK (product_source=COG1376; cath_funfam=2.40.440.10; cleavage_site_network=SignalP-noTM; cog=COG1376; pfam=PF03734; superfamily=141523), with translation MSLKIAVALAATITAGVLAANPAQARPDMVGFHGDYAPGTIVVKTNERRLYLVLDQGQAVRYPVGVGKAGKQWAGVTKIDGKYRQPAWAPPEDVKRDNPNIPNVIEGGSPANPMGVAAMTLAGGEYAIHGTNRPGSVGGFVSYGCVRMYNEDITDLYQRVSVGTTVVVTQR
- a CDS encoding N-acetylneuraminic acid mutarotase (product_source=COG3055; cath_funfam=2.120.10.80; cog=COG3055; pfam=PF13964; smart=SM00612; superfamily=117281); translated protein: MDRRSFVQGFAAIAASGTAARAQDAAHHSLPTVPPSPEPFAKLQGGVPHHMTPDQEAQRVYDSPAPKGPLGRWQARAALPLPRSEMAWATAWADRMHIVGGYGEGRVDRPYHHVYDPAADQWLNAAPLPRGANHVSVAADAGRVYALGGFTQQNRGSDQNAYAYDIAADRWDSIAPLPRPRGAGAAVALNGKIHLIGGASEPAAERASVGWHEVYDPQTDKWETRKALPGARDHVGCVAHRGLIHVIGGRFNTFEYNTDLHHVYLPERDTWELRAALPTVRSGHGLVVYRDRLFAMGGESGVVRDGRLTQERVFGQMESYDPASDSWQSHAPMLTPRHAVGAAVLGDWIFVAGGGAVTGGAVQSAIHEAFTLA
- a CDS encoding endonuclease YncB(thermonuclease family) (product_source=COG1525; cath_funfam=2.40.50.90; cog=COG1525; pfam=PF00565; superfamily=50199), yielding MLNISGFRVRASRLSPAGAPRNDSNKFLRPFATHNDYGTMYPSSRIHASSPWRSRISAALPWVFVLGMAAGTMLPGKRWIHWPLPSSTESDTPAARDAETIWKRAGNPSVRHPVDVLHTIDGDTFGARVHLWPGLDINTRIRLRGIDAPELKGQCAQEVRMAEAAGDALTKLLGEGAVTIYNIGPDKYPGRVVADVATKRTPNVSSALLSGGYARSYNGGHRNGWCDRR